In Ignavibacteriales bacterium, one DNA window encodes the following:
- a CDS encoding Ig-like domain-containing protein, whose translation MKRFLITLSLLFFGLAQVLSSQSVTVSLPDTNATVGATSLSLPLKVQNFNNIGAISLKLTYVPSVLKYRGNANLIRSDITVNVDTINGKISIGWFSPDGVTSINISDGKLLDLIFDYTNGTSPLNFIVSQSEINKISGEQLGVVYTNGKVSSPIKISLDHVKASPGDTIKVPLRGFNLVNVGSISLKINYNPAVIQFVGLQNKAVDLTSNVSGNTLGLGWFSSDNTPFNLLNGIIADLVFVYIDNSTPLEFFTFNQQSELTDISNNTLDVTYINGSVAKDRSVSLPHLKGIIGHDVTFPLTVKNVRVGSASLDISFDPNVLTFKDVINSVGDQLQANVINGNVLRIGFTKVNPTFDTGKLFDVVFTYKGGTSALIFLSNSEVTDEFGSIYSGFIYNNGNIVEDAKPVFSPVEAKTVAEGSLLSFSVSATDADDTLLTYQASDLPIGATFVDKTFSWTPDFTQAGPYSVKFKVSDPLGAADSIEVTITVTNTNRVPVFTKEMNDTTVNEGQALTFGYLATDPDGDALKYSLVAPVPAGAVIDSLTGAFSWTPGYDQAGVHNVSVKATDGHLSVTSTVAHITVSNNNRPPVFTNVLADVTIDQNKVLSFKYEATDPDGNVLKFAAVSVPTGAAIDSAGNFTWTPTYSQQGIFNVVVSVTDGGFVIVDSAAVTVNKVNAAPYFTEVLNDTSLAANNLQKIILFKYKAVDPNNDPLTFSFVGTVPNRMTIGSTTGTFRFTPGLDVIGVHSVIVKVSDGTLSAQDTVVITVVSPVDVKPDPGMPNEFSLKQNYPNPFNPTTKIKFDVSEESKVVLRVFNLLGQQVAQLVNEVKSAGYYSVDFDASNLNSGIYLYQIEAKNYKVTKKMVLVK comes from the coding sequence ATGAAAAGATTTTTAATAACCTTAAGTCTGTTATTTTTTGGACTTGCTCAAGTGTTAAGTTCCCAAAGTGTGACTGTAAGTTTACCAGATACAAATGCTACTGTTGGTGCTACATCATTAAGTTTGCCTCTTAAAGTACAGAACTTTAATAATATTGGTGCTATTAGTTTAAAATTAACATACGTGCCTTCAGTTTTGAAGTATCGTGGAAATGCTAATCTAATTCGTTCTGATATTACTGTGAATGTTGACACTATCAATGGTAAGATTTCTATTGGATGGTTTTCTCCAGATGGTGTAACCTCAATAAATATATCTGATGGAAAATTACTTGATTTGATTTTCGATTATACAAATGGTACAAGTCCACTGAACTTTATTGTTTCACAAAGTGAAATAAATAAAATATCTGGAGAACAATTAGGTGTAGTTTATACAAATGGAAAAGTTTCTAGTCCAATAAAAATTTCGTTAGATCATGTCAAGGCTTCTCCTGGAGATACAATTAAAGTTCCTTTAAGAGGATTTAACTTAGTTAATGTAGGTTCTATTTCATTAAAGATTAATTACAATCCTGCAGTAATTCAGTTTGTTGGCTTACAGAATAAAGCTGTAGACCTTACAAGTAATGTTTCTGGTAATACATTAGGACTTGGGTGGTTCAGTAGTGATAATACACCATTTAATTTATTGAATGGTATAATTGCTGATCTGGTATTTGTATATATCGATAATTCTACACCATTAGAATTCTTTACTTTTAATCAACAATCAGAATTAACCGATATTAGTAATAATACTTTGGATGTTACATACATTAATGGAAGTGTTGCTAAAGATAGATCCGTTAGCTTACCTCATCTTAAAGGTATTATAGGACATGATGTTACTTTCCCGCTTACTGTTAAAAACGTAAGAGTAGGATCTGCTTCACTGGATATTTCCTTTGATCCAAATGTCTTAACATTTAAGGACGTTATAAATTCAGTTGGTGATCAATTACAAGCTAATGTTATTAATGGTAATGTTTTAAGAATTGGTTTTACAAAAGTAAATCCAACTTTTGATACTGGGAAATTATTTGATGTTGTTTTTACATATAAAGGCGGTACATCTGCTTTGATATTTTTAAGCAACAGTGAAGTTACAGATGAATTCGGCAGTATTTATTCTGGTTTTATTTATAACAACGGAAATATTGTTGAAGATGCAAAACCAGTATTTTCCCCTGTAGAAGCGAAGACTGTTGCAGAAGGTTCACTACTTTCGTTTTCAGTTTCCGCAACTGACGCTGATGATACCTTATTAACATATCAGGCAAGTGACTTACCTATTGGAGCTACATTTGTTGATAAGACTTTTTCCTGGACTCCTGATTTTACACAAGCTGGTCCTTATTCTGTAAAATTTAAAGTATCGGATCCATTAGGAGCAGCAGATAGTATTGAAGTGACTATTACTGTTACCAATACAAATAGAGTACCTGTATTCACAAAAGAGATGAATGATACAACAGTAAATGAAGGACAGGCATTAACATTTGGATATTTAGCAACGGATCCTGATGGAGACGCATTAAAATATTCATTAGTTGCACCAGTACCAGCAGGAGCTGTAATAGATTCATTAACAGGCGCATTCAGTTGGACACCTGGCTATGATCAGGCAGGTGTACATAATGTTTCAGTAAAGGCTACAGATGGTCATTTGAGTGTTACATCAACCGTTGCACATATAACTGTTTCAAACAATAATCGTCCGCCTGTTTTTACAAATGTATTGGCTGATGTTACAATAGACCAGAATAAAGTGCTTTCATTCAAATACGAAGCCACCGATCCTGATGGCAATGTTTTGAAATTTGCTGCTGTATCTGTTCCTACGGGCGCTGCAATTGATAGCGCTGGAAACTTTACATGGACTCCAACTTATTCTCAGCAAGGTATATTTAATGTTGTTGTATCAGTTACCGATGGCGGATTTGTAATAGTCGATTCTGCTGCTGTAACTGTAAATAAAGTTAATGCTGCACCATATTTTACTGAAGTGTTAAATGATACATCACTCGCGGCTAATAACCTTCAGAAAATTATATTATTTAAGTATAAAGCAGTTGATCCAAATAATGATCCATTAACATTTTCATTTGTTGGAACTGTTCCCAACCGCATGACTATTGGATCGACCACTGGAACATTCCGTTTTACGCCAGGTTTAGATGTAATTGGTGTGCATTCTGTTATTGTTAAAGTATCAGATGGTACATTGTCAGCACAGGATACTGTTGTTATTACAGTTGTCTCTCCTGTTGATGTTAAACCTGATCCAGGTATGCCTAATGAATTTAGCTTAAAACAGAATTATCCAAATCCATTTAATCCAACTACAAAGATTAAGTTTGATGTTTCTGAAGAATCTAAGGTTGTATTAAGAGTATTTAATCTATTGGGTCAACAAGTTGCTCAATTGGTTAATGAAGTTAAGTCTGCGGGCTACTATTCCGTTGATTTCGATGCTTCTAATTTGAATTCGGGTATTTATTTATATCAGATAGAAGCTAAGAATTATAAAGTTACTAAAAAGATGGTTCTTGTTAAATAA